The following are from one region of the Anaeropeptidivorans aminofermentans genome:
- a CDS encoding ABC transporter permease — protein MNYNKAKLNDLIFEILRTALAILISIGLVVLIIMVVSGEPIEAIKTLFLGPLTSKRRIGNIIELAIPLTFCGLAISLTFRAKQINLVSDSAFYSGAMAATVCALFLNLPAPLTILISLLAGAAVGGILGFIPAFMKIRFGAMELVTSLMLNYVMGSIVQHILTQIRDANKMALESLSWSPALALPRIIDGTRIHAGIFILILCIIAVSVFMYKTKGGYALRMTGTNMEFAHYSGIPVTKIMIGAQVVGAALAGLGGSTEILGMYTCFKWVKSPGYGFDGVIIATLARNNPAMVPFAALFLAYIRTGADILNRSSDISFEIVSVIQATIILLIASSAFLANMKQKSLERATIKSGNSAEGGVKA, from the coding sequence ATGAACTACAATAAAGCAAAGCTTAACGACCTTATATTTGAAATACTTAGAACGGCCCTTGCCATATTAATTTCCATAGGTCTTGTTGTGTTAATTATTATGGTTGTAAGCGGCGAGCCTATCGAGGCAATCAAAACTCTGTTTTTAGGGCCTCTCACCTCCAAGCGCCGTATTGGCAATATCATCGAGCTTGCAATTCCTCTGACTTTCTGCGGTCTTGCCATCTCTCTTACCTTCCGGGCCAAGCAGATTAACCTTGTTTCCGACAGCGCTTTTTATTCCGGCGCCATGGCGGCTACGGTATGCGCTTTGTTTTTAAATCTTCCTGCGCCTTTGACGATTCTCATATCCCTTTTGGCAGGGGCTGCTGTTGGAGGGATTCTCGGCTTTATTCCCGCTTTTATGAAAATCCGCTTCGGTGCCATGGAGCTTGTTACAAGCTTAATGCTCAATTATGTAATGGGAAGCATTGTACAGCATATTTTGACCCAGATAAGAGACGCCAACAAAATGGCTCTTGAATCTTTAAGCTGGTCTCCGGCGCTGGCGCTTCCCCGTATTATTGACGGAACTCGTATCCATGCAGGTATTTTTATTTTAATTCTATGTATTATTGCAGTCAGTGTTTTTATGTATAAAACAAAAGGCGGCTACGCCCTTCGCATGACAGGAACAAATATGGAATTTGCCCATTACAGCGGAATCCCCGTTACAAAAATCATGATTGGCGCTCAGGTAGTGGGTGCGGCTCTTGCAGGGCTTGGCGGCTCTACGGAAATACTGGGCATGTATACATGCTTTAAATGGGTTAAATCACCAGGATATGGCTTTGACGGCGTAATTATTGCTACCTTGGCAAGGAACAACCCGGCCATGGTGCCCTTTGCGGCCTTATTTCTTGCATATATCAGGACCGGTGCTGATATCCTTAACCGCTCCTCCGATATTTCCTTTGAAATTGTATCGGTTATTCAGGCAACAATTATTCTTCTGATTGCTTCTTCTGCTTTCCTTGCCAACATGAAGCAGAAATCCCTTGAAAGGGCAACAATTAAAAGCGGAAACAGTGCCGAAGGAGGTGTGAAAGCATGA
- a CDS encoding ABC transporter ATP-binding protein, translating into MDGKIVVDMRNIDKVYPNGVVANSKINFQVEAGEIHALMGENGAGKSTLMKILFGIESPSGGEIYINGKQESITSSMKAISLGIGMVHQHFMLVPSLTVTENIVLGMEPKKAGNFIDYEKAEKLVSEVCQKYKFKVDPKARIRDISVGQKQKVEILKALYRGAKILILDEPTAVLTPQETEELFEQLKALADSGHTIIFISHKINEIKSICRRISIMRTGKMMGVYNVADMTVESISAAMVGRDVVREIEKKPARKKDVLMEVKDLNVLDDEGKTIVNNVSLKIHGGHILGIAGVEGNGQREFIDCLTGLAKPQSGSITLRNKDIIGKNIKQIRENGLAHIPEDRMKYGCALNESIEDNLISDRYDHKAYNKFGLLDASKISENAKKMIERFRIVTDSHKTQCRMLSGGNMQKVVAAREMTSDLSILVADQPTRGIDVGAAAFIHDMIVELRDEGKAILLVSADINEVMELSDSLAVFYDGEITGYFEDASAATEEELGLYMLGLKKMNSEQMGGLYQ; encoded by the coding sequence ATGGATGGAAAAATAGTTGTGGATATGAGAAATATCGACAAAGTATACCCAAACGGAGTTGTGGCAAATTCCAAAATCAATTTTCAGGTAGAAGCCGGCGAAATCCATGCCCTGATGGGGGAAAACGGTGCGGGAAAATCAACCTTGATGAAAATATTATTTGGCATTGAAAGCCCCTCCGGCGGCGAAATATACATAAACGGAAAGCAGGAAAGCATCACATCCAGTATGAAAGCCATAAGCTTGGGCATTGGTATGGTGCATCAGCATTTCATGCTTGTGCCGAGCCTTACGGTTACCGAAAATATTGTATTGGGCATGGAGCCGAAGAAAGCAGGCAATTTTATTGACTATGAGAAAGCTGAAAAGCTGGTTTCTGAGGTTTGCCAGAAATATAAGTTTAAAGTAGACCCTAAAGCAAGAATAAGAGATATTTCTGTTGGGCAGAAACAGAAGGTTGAAATATTAAAGGCTCTTTACAGAGGCGCCAAAATACTGATATTAGACGAGCCTACGGCTGTACTTACCCCTCAGGAGACAGAGGAGCTTTTTGAACAGCTTAAGGCATTGGCAGACAGCGGACACACCATCATCTTTATTTCACATAAAATTAATGAGATAAAGTCCATATGCAGGCGTATATCCATCATGCGTACTGGGAAGATGATGGGAGTATACAACGTAGCGGATATGACGGTTGAAAGTATTTCCGCTGCCATGGTTGGCCGTGATGTTGTAAGAGAAATTGAGAAAAAGCCTGCCCGGAAAAAAGACGTTCTTATGGAAGTGAAAGATTTAAACGTTCTTGATGACGAAGGAAAGACCATTGTAAACAATGTTTCTTTGAAAATCCATGGCGGACATATTCTAGGCATTGCCGGCGTTGAAGGAAACGGCCAGAGGGAGTTTATTGACTGTCTTACAGGTCTTGCGAAGCCTCAAAGCGGTTCCATCACCCTAAGAAATAAGGATATTATCGGAAAGAATATAAAGCAAATAAGGGAAAACGGCCTTGCCCATATTCCGGAAGACCGCATGAAATACGGCTGCGCTTTAAATGAAAGCATAGAGGATAATTTAATAAGTGACCGTTACGACCATAAGGCCTATAATAAATTCGGGCTTCTTGACGCATCCAAGATATCAGAAAATGCTAAGAAAATGATTGAACGTTTCCGTATTGTGACGGATTCTCATAAAACCCAGTGCCGTATGCTTTCCGGCGGAAATATGCAAAAGGTAGTTGCCGCAAGGGAAATGACAAGCGACCTGAGCATTCTGGTGGCTGACCAGCCTACAAGAGGAATTGACGTCGGTGCTGCTGCTTTTATCCATGATATGATTGTGGAATTAAGAGATGAGGGAAAAGCAATTTTACTTGTTTCAGCAGATATTAACGAAGTTATGGAGCTTTCCGACAGCCTCGCAGTGTTTTATGACGGAGAAATCACAGGGTATTTTGAAGATGCCTCCGCGGCTACAGAGGAAGAATTAGGCCTTTACATGCTGGGTTTGAAAAAAATGAACTCTGAGCAAATGGGGGGATTATATCAATGA
- a CDS encoding amidohydrolase family protein, producing the protein MKKRLLKNPVILTMDEKETLYENGYMLINGDSIEALGPWEAIESRELQDYEIIDCKGKIIMPGMVNTHGHMPMTVFRSLGDDINNRLHRYIFPLEKHTVNASMVYGGSLWAAAEMIMGGVTTAYSTYYYSNEVAEAIAESGMKGFISETIINFPCPGVKEAYGGFEVSRQFMDKWDSHERVYTGVYVHAPYSCDAEHMIKAKELAKEYNRPLSMHLAEMPFEYTECIEKYGMSPVAYVNSLGILDEYFLAAHVIDADEKDIKILTDKNVKISHCPKANTKAGKGISPVYQMRKAGITVGMGTDGAMSGNTLDILDTLSFTALMQRAENRDASIFTAKELLYMATIEGAKCLGLEKEIGSLEKGKKADIIMFETDSIHMSPIFDYYSAIVFSANASNIVMTMVNGNILMQDRRLLSMDKSRIKKIFMEEVNRVKTFTQQLDKEYKEKNL; encoded by the coding sequence ATGAAAAAGCGGCTTTTGAAAAATCCGGTTATTTTGACAATGGATGAAAAAGAAACATTGTATGAAAACGGATATATGCTTATAAACGGAGATTCCATCGAAGCCTTAGGCCCTTGGGAAGCTATTGAGAGCAGAGAACTTCAGGATTATGAAATTATTGATTGCAAGGGAAAAATTATTATGCCGGGTATGGTCAATACCCATGGGCATATGCCTATGACAGTATTCAGAAGCCTGGGAGACGATATAAATAACCGCCTGCACAGGTATATTTTTCCTCTTGAAAAACATACGGTAAATGCATCTATGGTATATGGCGGAAGCCTTTGGGCGGCTGCAGAAATGATTATGGGCGGCGTTACAACGGCATACAGTACCTATTACTACTCCAATGAAGTTGCCGAAGCAATTGCAGAAAGCGGCATGAAAGGCTTTATTTCAGAAACAATTATTAATTTTCCCTGCCCGGGGGTAAAAGAGGCCTACGGCGGATTTGAAGTCAGCCGGCAGTTTATGGATAAATGGGATTCCCATGAAAGGGTATATACCGGCGTTTACGTTCATGCGCCTTACTCCTGCGATGCCGAACATATGATTAAAGCTAAGGAGCTTGCAAAAGAGTATAACCGCCCCCTTTCTATGCATTTGGCTGAAATGCCCTTTGAGTATACAGAATGCATTGAAAAATATGGTATGAGCCCTGTGGCCTATGTAAACAGCCTTGGGATTTTAGATGAATATTTTCTTGCGGCTCATGTAATTGATGCCGATGAAAAGGATATAAAGATACTGACAGATAAAAACGTAAAGATATCCCATTGCCCTAAGGCCAATACAAAAGCAGGAAAAGGAATATCGCCTGTTTATCAGATGCGTAAGGCGGGCATCACTGTCGGCATGGGTACAGATGGCGCCATGAGCGGAAATACGCTGGATATCCTTGATACCCTTAGCTTTACGGCCCTTATGCAGCGGGCAGAAAACAGAGATGCTTCTATATTTACCGCTAAGGAGCTTCTATATATGGCTACGATAGAAGGCGCTAAATGCCTCGGGCTGGAAAAAGAAATAGGCTCCCTTGAAAAAGGAAAAAAGGCAGATATTATTATGTTTGAAACAGACAGCATTCATATGAGCCCCATATTTGATTATTATTCGGCCATTGTCTTTTCTGCCAATGCTTCCAATATCGTTATGACAATGGTAAACGGTAATATTTTAATGCAGGACAGAAGGCTTCTTTCTATGGATAAAAGCCGGATAAAGAAAATATTTATGGAGGAAGTAAACAGGGTAAAAACGTTTACACAGCAATTAGATAAGGAATATAAGGAAAAAAATCTTTAG
- a CDS encoding PfkB family carbohydrate kinase, with protein MNIREIAALANVSPSTVSKILNNKSSSISEATKKRVLKVVRENNYLPRLSITDAGHIAASRLIGIFGTFENFSITSVKYLEKALSAKGYGLVVCGSKASINQNVFSGLILTDPLPDVERYALDTVTLCCFENDSSEENIISIAKDDVHFGTEAAKLCLEMGFSHIGLAFEKKAIIDQKEFIKGVNSTLKKNAVFAPAEIIYDGDFGTLIHKKIEVIICESQNIAQKLYSCARDLNLEIGKDISVLCITKTDERIFAPPLTYCLPDDKYYWEGIARFITEKIEKVSSEDSAENIKRPAVIVEQGESFIKKIPDKKVVVLGGINLDTIMHMPEIGVSNETTLLKSVNTYYGGKGANQAVGLVKLGCSPYLIGSIGQDKPGYDMITSLRQLGVNIDGVTVDSSNQTGKAYITVSSDGESAIYVYSGANGSLSKEHLVHHRYLFSNAEFCLISTEIDISIACLAAKLAKEHKTKVVIKPAAMVSLVRELVEGVYLFIPNHKEAENLMPGLSLSEKADRILEMGAENVIITLGEKGCYFKNDKEELYYKSSDFAVVDTTGGADAFISALTANLCSGASFDIAIKKANYAAGYCVSRHGVQDSLISKELLDLIS; from the coding sequence ATGAACATCCGTGAAATAGCGGCCCTTGCCAATGTATCGCCTTCAACTGTATCAAAGATTTTAAACAATAAAAGCAGCAGCATCAGCGAGGCTACGAAAAAACGGGTTCTTAAAGTAGTCCGGGAAAATAACTATTTGCCGAGGCTTTCCATTACGGATGCAGGGCATATAGCTGCAAGCAGGCTGATTGGTATATTTGGAACCTTTGAAAATTTCAGCATTACTTCGGTTAAATATTTGGAGAAAGCCTTGAGTGCCAAAGGATATGGGCTTGTTGTATGCGGCTCGAAAGCTTCTATTAATCAGAATGTTTTTAGCGGGCTGATTCTAACGGATCCCCTTCCTGATGTAGAAAGGTACGCATTAGATACGGTTACCCTTTGTTGCTTTGAAAATGATTCTTCCGAAGAAAATATTATCAGTATTGCAAAAGATGATGTTCATTTCGGCACAGAAGCAGCTAAGCTGTGCCTTGAAATGGGTTTTTCTCATATAGGCCTTGCTTTTGAAAAAAAAGCTATTATCGACCAAAAAGAGTTTATAAAAGGCGTTAATAGTACCTTGAAAAAGAATGCTGTTTTTGCACCGGCGGAAATCATATATGATGGGGACTTTGGTACATTGATACACAAAAAGATAGAGGTCATTATATGTGAGAGTCAAAATATAGCCCAAAAGCTCTATTCCTGTGCAAGAGATTTGAATTTGGAAATCGGAAAAGACATTTCAGTGCTTTGCATTACCAAAACCGATGAACGGATTTTTGCGCCGCCCCTTACATATTGCCTGCCGGATGATAAATATTACTGGGAAGGCATAGCCAGGTTTATCACAGAAAAAATAGAAAAGGTATCTTCGGAGGACAGTGCTGAAAATATTAAACGGCCGGCTGTTATTGTAGAGCAGGGTGAAAGCTTCATCAAAAAGATACCGGATAAAAAAGTTGTTGTTCTTGGAGGAATAAACCTCGATACCATTATGCATATGCCTGAAATAGGGGTAAGCAATGAAACAACTTTGCTGAAATCAGTAAATACATATTACGGGGGAAAAGGGGCGAATCAGGCGGTAGGTCTTGTAAAGCTAGGATGTTCGCCGTATCTTATAGGCAGTATCGGGCAGGATAAGCCGGGGTATGATATGATAACATCCCTCAGGCAGCTTGGTGTTAATATAGACGGGGTTACCGTCGACTCGTCGAACCAGACAGGAAAGGCATATATAACGGTTTCTTCCGATGGCGAAAGTGCCATTTATGTATATAGCGGCGCTAACGGAAGCTTATCAAAAGAGCATTTAGTGCATCACAGGTATTTATTTTCCAATGCAGAATTCTGCCTGATTTCAACTGAAATTGATATCAGTATAGCATGTCTCGCTGCAAAGCTTGCAAAAGAGCATAAAACAAAAGTCGTTATAAAGCCTGCGGCAATGGTTTCTTTAGTTCGAGAGCTGGTGGAGGGGGTATATTTATTTATCCCCAACCATAAGGAAGCAGAAAATCTTATGCCGGGTCTTTCTCTTTCGGAAAAGGCAGACCGTATTTTGGAAATGGGCGCTGAAAACGTCATTATAACCTTAGGGGAAAAAGGCTGTTATTTTAAAAACGACAAAGAGGAACTGTATTATAAATCATCTGATTTTGCTGTTGTAGATACTACCGGAGGGGCAGATGCTTTTATAAGTGCATTAACTGCAAACCTCTGCAGCGGTGCAAGTTTTGACATAGCAATCAAAAAGGCCAATTATGCTGCGGGATACTGTGTTTCCCGCCACGGCGTTCAGGATTCTCTTATTTCTAAAGAGCTTTTGGACCTTATATCGTAA
- a CDS encoding BMP family ABC transporter substrate-binding protein, translating into MKKLLAIAMAGLLTLSLAACGAKDSTDANNNQTGQNEKQSEEKKESDAKDGEKIKVALLISGNLGDMSFNDSANAGALKAQEALGVDVRVVECNSDSSKYEPTLLEFSDEGYDMVIVSTNFIEFVEMYADDYPDTTYVVFDGEVDYAKGDFKNVNCILYKANEASFLGGYVAAELTKSGASGMNDDKVIGFLGGMDQPVINDFLVGFIQGAQYADPDVKVASVYSNSFSDSAKGKELTISMIGQGADVCFNVAGGAGIGLIEACVEKNLKVIGVDSDQAMIFEANKPEFSKHIPTSVLKNVGDSLYRAIELYTKGELVTAETEFLGIAEGGVGLADNKYYQEQVPQEIRDKVAELEDKILKGEITINTAIGTPVEEVTKIITDARP; encoded by the coding sequence ATGAAAAAATTATTAGCAATAGCTATGGCAGGCTTACTTACACTCAGCCTTGCCGCATGCGGAGCAAAGGATTCAACTGATGCAAACAACAATCAAACAGGACAAAATGAAAAGCAATCGGAAGAAAAGAAGGAATCAGATGCAAAAGACGGAGAAAAAATCAAAGTAGCACTTTTGATTTCAGGAAACCTCGGCGATATGTCCTTTAATGATTCGGCAAACGCCGGCGCATTAAAAGCGCAGGAAGCGTTAGGCGTTGATGTCCGCGTTGTAGAATGCAACTCCGACTCTTCTAAGTATGAGCCCACTCTTTTGGAGTTTTCTGACGAAGGCTATGACATGGTTATCGTTTCAACAAACTTTATTGAATTCGTTGAAATGTATGCTGACGATTATCCCGATACAACCTATGTTGTATTTGACGGTGAGGTGGATTACGCCAAAGGTGATTTCAAAAATGTAAACTGCATTCTTTATAAAGCGAACGAGGCCTCTTTCCTTGGCGGATATGTTGCGGCAGAGCTTACAAAAAGCGGTGCTTCCGGCATGAATGACGACAAGGTAATCGGATTCTTAGGCGGTATGGACCAGCCTGTCATTAACGACTTCCTTGTAGGGTTCATTCAGGGCGCTCAATACGCCGACCCGGATGTAAAGGTTGCTTCCGTTTATTCAAACAGCTTTTCTGACAGCGCAAAGGGCAAAGAGCTTACAATCTCTATGATAGGCCAGGGTGCCGATGTTTGCTTTAACGTTGCCGGCGGCGCAGGTATCGGTCTTATTGAGGCCTGTGTAGAAAAGAATTTGAAGGTAATCGGTGTTGACTCTGACCAGGCTATGATTTTTGAAGCTAACAAACCTGAATTTTCCAAGCACATTCCTACTTCTGTTCTTAAAAACGTAGGCGACAGCCTTTATCGTGCGATTGAGCTTTATACAAAAGGTGAGCTTGTAACTGCCGAAACAGAATTTTTAGGTATTGCAGAAGGTGGCGTTGGCCTTGCAGACAATAAATACTATCAGGAGCAAGTTCCTCAGGAAATCCGCGATAAGGTCGCTGAACTTGAAGATAAAATCTTAAAGGGTGAAATCACTATAAATACTGCCATAGGCACACCCGTTGAAGAAGTTACAAAAATAATAACAGATGCAAGACCATAA